From a region of the Candidatus Sysuiplasma jiujiangense genome:
- a CDS encoding type IV pilin — MINSRKSTSRKGRKDSGVSEIIGDILILGITVTLFSTIFLYVNAFPTPNAQTYADFNATLSNTTSPTYLNITHEGGQALTSSLTAVVVQVNQNTSVFSLDEGYGQNFSHWNSVRWTIDILWGVNLTGSLAVTSTSVVMVSIIDKANNYLVWSSVLQGKPSHVRPVIQSAWALPNPVSPGSNITVYASIYGSNHAITVTANVSLLNDSSKAKWMPMLTAGSSGGLYNTTSFRVNATMVQVGSSYPVTVTVNDTVGNSHTSSNYTFMVSVENTGPNIVTASINPNPTTPTTMGGKFSITAYVVDNNQLAFDPLNNGKGVGSITVRALSPSLTNISVSGSPKPMNTTDYPGIYTLSGKVNSSASGVEPFLITATDSSGNKAYFTVELVVLQSLNSSSLLNQSYPSKYLGDTSMSFSQFSWRNMSTGANPSYNSGYSIPTSDVIYSSTPHKSSAGVYFNLVLENHNWSGSVTTSHDIYLDGFSQIAFVFFSFSTPNKFYADMSFIVMNESAGATEWFVNSSGTPGYHQTTVSQSSATYPALGSPSSYNPSNYILLPAAIGGVAVSVNVSFGISESSLGTKPSIPPPTSTGGPFITGAFGSGSSGVGTPAVSADFLILFGYQWPAETPPTTLTTTGIPYGQSLPFTGIYWY; from the coding sequence ATGATTAATTCGAGGAAGAGTACTTCAAGGAAGGGAAGGAAGGACTCGGGCGTTTCTGAAATCATTGGCGACATACTGATACTGGGAATAACGGTAACCCTGTTTTCGACAATATTCCTCTATGTGAATGCCTTTCCGACGCCGAATGCCCAGACCTATGCCGACTTCAATGCTACACTGTCTAACACCACCTCTCCCACTTATCTGAACATTACGCATGAAGGGGGCCAGGCACTCACAAGCTCCCTTACGGCCGTTGTTGTGCAGGTGAACCAGAACACATCTGTTTTTTCCCTGGATGAGGGATATGGCCAGAATTTCTCACATTGGAATTCTGTCCGATGGACAATAGATATACTGTGGGGAGTAAATCTGACCGGATCTTTAGCCGTTACGAGCACAAGCGTTGTAATGGTATCAATTATTGACAAGGCCAATAACTATCTTGTCTGGAGCTCTGTTCTTCAAGGAAAACCTTCACATGTTCGGCCAGTAATTCAGAGCGCCTGGGCTTTGCCCAATCCGGTAAGTCCTGGAAGCAACATCACTGTGTATGCAAGTATATATGGAAGCAACCATGCGATCACTGTTACCGCGAACGTAAGTCTTCTCAATGACTCCAGCAAGGCAAAGTGGATGCCAATGCTCACAGCAGGCTCTTCGGGTGGTCTCTATAATACAACATCCTTTCGTGTGAATGCAACCATGGTCCAGGTGGGCAGTTCTTATCCGGTGACGGTAACTGTCAATGACACAGTCGGGAACTCTCATACATCCTCCAATTACACTTTTATGGTGTCAGTGGAAAACACAGGTCCTAATATTGTAACCGCGAGCATTAACCCGAATCCGACAACCCCGACGACAATGGGAGGTAAGTTCAGCATAACCGCGTATGTTGTTGACAATAATCAACTGGCATTTGATCCTCTTAATAACGGCAAAGGTGTTGGAAGCATTACAGTGAGGGCTCTCAGTCCGTCATTGACGAACATATCCGTCAGCGGTTCTCCAAAACCAATGAATACCACGGACTATCCTGGAATATACACCCTGTCCGGTAAAGTAAACTCCTCAGCTTCTGGCGTGGAACCATTCCTGATAACAGCGACCGATTCGAGTGGCAATAAAGCTTACTTCACTGTGGAGTTGGTGGTGCTTCAATCCCTCAATTCGAGCTCCTTATTGAATCAGTCTTACCCATCGAAATATCTTGGAGATACAAGCATGAGCTTTTCACAGTTCAGCTGGAGAAACATGAGTACAGGCGCAAATCCGAGTTATAATTCCGGATATAGCATACCTACCAGTGATGTGATATATTCATCTACTCCGCATAAATCAAGCGCAGGCGTTTATTTCAATCTCGTCCTTGAAAATCACAACTGGTCTGGAAGTGTGACGACTTCGCATGATATCTACCTTGATGGTTTCTCCCAAATTGCTTTTGTGTTTTTCAGTTTTTCCACGCCCAATAAATTCTATGCTGATATGTCATTCATAGTAATGAACGAATCTGCAGGAGCCACTGAATGGTTCGTCAACTCATCCGGCACGCCTGGATACCATCAGACCACAGTAAGTCAAAGCAGTGCTACTTATCCTGCTCTTGGGAGTCCTTCCTCCTATAATCCGTCAAATTATATACTCCTTCCAGCAGCGATTGGAGGGGTTGCCGTTTCAGTAAACGTGAGTTTTGGAATATCCGAATCATCATTAGGCACCAAACCATCGATTCCACCGCCAACATCAACTGGCGGTCCTTTTATAACCGGCGCATTTGGTAGCGGGTCAAGTGGTGTAGGCACGCCAGCGGTATCTGCTGATTTCCTGATACTTTTCGGGTATCAATGGCCGGCGGAAACTCCACCTACAACTCTGACAACAACTGGGATACCATATGGGCAATCGCTTCCTTTCACTGGAATTTACTGGTACTGA
- a CDS encoding DUF47 family protein — MNLRDLKGMLIIGERKVFGEVAEIIDTAREADSIITAMFVNPRGDSIQQENEKIRLLEKKSDNLSFRIKNEITNGAISSNIIDNLLECVEMADSVMDDFYYISREMNRMRTVDTQKEDGKLSVFNEMALSMMKLADQAMELLTRMLKSKDIGEMKEDRKSIEKLEEDGDNIKDAAFDKLYSIAAEINFLQFNHVSNMIHKIDDILDGCEDVSDLVLAIATSISK, encoded by the coding sequence ATGAACTTACGCGATTTGAAGGGAATGCTCATAATAGGCGAAAGAAAGGTGTTCGGAGAGGTGGCAGAGATCATAGACACTGCCAGGGAAGCGGACAGCATAATAACCGCCATGTTCGTCAATCCCCGCGGAGATTCGATACAGCAGGAAAATGAGAAGATAAGGCTTCTCGAGAAGAAGTCGGACAATTTGAGTTTCCGTATTAAAAACGAAATAACAAACGGTGCAATAAGCTCCAACATTATCGACAATCTCCTTGAATGCGTGGAGATGGCCGACAGCGTGATGGACGACTTCTACTACATCAGCAGGGAAATGAACCGCATGAGAACGGTTGATACCCAGAAAGAAGACGGCAAACTTTCAGTTTTCAACGAAATGGCCCTCTCGATGATGAAACTTGCAGATCAGGCTATGGAACTGCTGACAAGGATGCTGAAGTCAAAGGACATAGGCGAAATGAAGGAGGACAGGAAGAGCATCGAGAAACTTGAGGAAGACGGCGACAACATAAAGGATGCGGCATTTGACAAACTTTACAGCATTGCCGCGGAGATCAATTTCCTCCAGTTCAACCACGTAAGCAACATGATACACAAAATTGATGACATACTGGACGGCTGCGAGGATGTCTCCGACCTGGTGCTGGCAATAGCGACATCGATCTCGAAGTGA
- a CDS encoding inorganic phosphate transporter, whose product MQTFYITTAIALLAAVSLVAGNNLSACVGTTIGSGILGRKSGIALGTLGYILGLLIQGSYLEKAASRLLPFPTPAIVTEALAVTVIVFLIGHFLKAPLSLTMSLVGLMAGISYAHHQSIDLHYFGEVAAMWVVAPLVALVSAFILTKAVNRSDPRDIWNRVAVYKVMLIAASFFASYVLGANTIGLMVSVAGYSLPNLIVAIAAIVIGTVLLSSRELRRVGHELFSLRYSNALITLANSILLVELATLFGIPLSSTQTLSAGLFGSGLSYKQRYISMKPFAVIVLGWIIAPAASFLAGYLI is encoded by the coding sequence ATGCAGACGTTCTACATTACCACGGCAATCGCGCTGCTGGCAGCAGTCTCGCTTGTGGCGGGAAACAACCTGAGCGCCTGCGTGGGCACAACAATCGGGTCAGGCATCCTGGGCAGGAAATCAGGAATTGCGCTCGGAACACTGGGATACATTCTGGGCCTGCTGATACAGGGCTCATATCTGGAAAAGGCTGCCTCAAGGCTTCTGCCGTTCCCGACTCCCGCAATTGTGACGGAAGCCCTCGCGGTCACAGTCATTGTTTTCCTGATAGGTCATTTTCTGAAGGCGCCACTGTCCCTGACTATGTCCCTGGTCGGACTGATGGCCGGCATTTCATATGCACACCACCAGTCGATAGACCTCCATTACTTCGGGGAAGTTGCGGCAATGTGGGTTGTGGCTCCGCTGGTTGCGCTAGTTTCCGCATTCATTCTGACGAAGGCTGTAAACAGATCCGATCCGCGGGACATCTGGAATCGTGTGGCCGTTTACAAAGTCATGCTCATCGCAGCCTCCTTCTTCGCCTCCTATGTTCTCGGCGCAAACACCATTGGCCTAATGGTTTCCGTTGCCGGCTACAGTCTGCCAAACCTCATTGTCGCGATAGCTGCAATTGTAATCGGCACCGTCCTCCTCAGCTCCAGGGAACTCAGGCGTGTCGGTCATGAACTCTTTTCTCTGCGATACTCGAATGCACTCATCACGCTTGCGAATTCCATACTGCTTGTTGAACTTGCCACGCTGTTCGGCATACCGCTCTCCAGCACGCAGACACTGTCCGCAGGTCTCTTTGGCTCCGGTCTTTCATATAAGCAGAGATACATTTCGATGAAGCCCTTTGCAGTCATCGTGCTGGGATGGATCATTGCTCCTGCTGCGAGTTTTCTGGCCGGATACTTGATATAA
- a CDS encoding transcriptional regulator has product MMPGRKHYEIDNELVRTDLMDKASHSTRNAIIAIVKQNGETSMKNVAASLGISKMAVSKHLSNLERDRLVQKRVMRSGVGRPEYRYSLTPSAHYLFPTSYPYIALSALSFIEEKVGKEGITEFFERRKNELQERYSARLSGLSFEDRVKELARIREEEGFLAESGKLDDGTDVLAEHNCPLMQVASKYGAACTKELELFRALLGDSVERTHWMVEGKHMCRYLIRPKKTE; this is encoded by the coding sequence ATGATGCCCGGAAGAAAACATTACGAGATTGACAACGAGCTGGTCAGGACAGATCTGATGGACAAGGCCAGCCATTCAACACGCAATGCGATTATCGCCATAGTGAAGCAGAACGGAGAGACGAGCATGAAAAACGTAGCCGCATCACTGGGCATCAGCAAAATGGCGGTGAGCAAGCATCTTTCAAATCTGGAGAGAGACAGGCTTGTCCAGAAACGGGTAATGAGGTCAGGTGTCGGCAGGCCGGAGTACAGATATTCACTGACGCCCAGCGCACACTATCTTTTCCCTACATCGTACCCGTACATTGCGTTGTCGGCACTGTCATTTATAGAGGAAAAGGTGGGAAAGGAGGGCATCACGGAGTTCTTTGAAAGGAGGAAGAACGAACTCCAGGAAAGATATTCGGCCAGGCTTTCAGGCCTGTCGTTCGAAGACAGGGTGAAGGAACTTGCACGGATAAGGGAGGAGGAAGGTTTCCTTGCAGAATCCGGGAAGCTCGATGACGGGACAGATGTGCTCGCAGAACACAACTGCCCCCTAATGCAGGTCGCATCAAAATACGGCGCGGCGTGCACAAAGGAACTGGAGCTCTTCAGGGCTCTTCTCGGAGACAGTGTTGAGCGGACTCACTGGATGGTTGAAGGAAAACACATGTGCCGCTATCTGATCAGACCGAAGAAGACAGAATGA
- a CDS encoding amidohydrolase produces the protein MPDARYLSELQSHVRKILPECIELRRKIHTRPELSLKENDTAAAISAFLSGHGLNPHSYGFPSVVCDSGDPPVIALRADMDALPIIENSGEEFSSRVEGVMHACGHDAHSSMLAGAAAVIHDRKRAHARFLFQPAEEIGRGAKMMIEAGALEGVERVFGLHVWPSLDTGTVAILDGPAMAAPDEFSITVRGAGGHGAYPHLAKDTILASSSIIDSVNWLVSRTLDPLQSGVVSFGEIKGGNAANVIPSEVVMKGTMRSFSEDVRKRLYEGMKRACSAAETNFGVSAEIKLLNSGPAVINDREFAEKCRTLAGGFMGNAACSPTMGSEDFAYYLKKVKGAFAFLGTGGDLSTRASKHSAVFRFDENAMFYGIMLEVIIAENWNSP, from the coding sequence ATGCCTGACGCCAGATACCTCAGCGAGCTTCAATCGCATGTCAGGAAAATACTTCCCGAATGCATAGAGCTCAGAAGGAAAATACACACCCGTCCTGAACTTTCATTGAAGGAGAATGATACAGCTGCGGCAATTTCAGCATTCCTGAGCGGACACGGCCTGAACCCTCACAGTTACGGGTTCCCGTCCGTTGTCTGCGATTCCGGCGACCCGCCGGTTATCGCGCTGAGAGCCGACATGGACGCCCTCCCCATCATTGAGAATTCCGGAGAGGAATTTTCGAGCAGGGTGGAAGGAGTTATGCATGCATGCGGTCATGATGCGCACTCTTCGATGCTGGCGGGAGCGGCTGCCGTCATACACGACAGGAAGAGGGCTCATGCCAGGTTCCTTTTCCAGCCGGCGGAGGAAATTGGAAGGGGTGCGAAGATGATGATTGAGGCGGGAGCACTCGAAGGAGTGGAAAGGGTTTTCGGTCTGCATGTATGGCCATCGCTTGATACCGGAACTGTTGCAATCCTGGACGGCCCGGCAATGGCCGCACCGGACGAGTTCTCAATTACAGTCAGGGGCGCGGGAGGGCATGGCGCATATCCCCATCTCGCGAAGGACACGATACTTGCATCCTCATCCATCATAGACAGCGTTAACTGGCTTGTTTCCAGGACACTGGATCCGCTGCAGAGCGGGGTGGTATCGTTCGGCGAAATAAAGGGAGGAAATGCAGCAAACGTCATACCTTCCGAGGTTGTGATGAAAGGGACGATGAGAAGTTTTTCAGAGGATGTCAGGAAAAGGCTTTATGAGGGTATGAAGAGAGCCTGTTCGGCAGCGGAGACAAATTTTGGAGTGAGCGCAGAAATCAAATTGCTGAACAGCGGACCGGCTGTGATAAACGACCGTGAATTCGCAGAAAAATGCAGAACTCTTGCCGGCGGATTCATGGGCAATGCAGCCTGCAGTCCCACCATGGGCAGCGAGGACTTTGCATACTATCTCAAAAAAGTGAAGGGGGCATTCGCATTTCTGGGCACCGGAGGGGACTTATCGACAAGGGCTTCCAAGCACAGTGCTGTCTTCCGTTTCGATGAGAATGCCATGTTCTATGGCATCATGCTGGAGGTAATCATTGCAGAGAACTGGAACAGTCCATAG
- a CDS encoding single-stranded DNA-binding protein, with amino-acid sequence MEQSKELTKIADLTPESKSVNVIAKVLSVGEPKEIPSKFGPSRKVAEVPIADESGSVVLSLWQDQIGTVSEGETIQIENGYVSLVKGHIRVNVGKYGKIAKSEVDIADPSTGVNVSDKEYEQPERRPFNNRRRSFGGGGGGRRDDRDRY; translated from the coding sequence ATGGAACAGAGCAAGGAATTGACAAAAATAGCCGATTTGACGCCCGAATCAAAGAGCGTCAATGTGATAGCAAAAGTACTCTCAGTGGGGGAGCCGAAAGAGATTCCCTCCAAGTTTGGACCTTCGAGAAAGGTCGCTGAAGTGCCTATAGCAGACGAGTCCGGTAGCGTGGTCCTAAGCCTTTGGCAGGATCAGATTGGAACAGTCTCTGAGGGCGAAACGATCCAGATTGAAAATGGATACGTATCGCTTGTAAAAGGACACATAAGAGTAAACGTTGGGAAGTACGGAAAGATAGCGAAGAGCGAAGTGGACATAGCTGACCCGAGCACCGGTGTAAACGTAAGCGACAAGGAATACGAGCAGCCGGAAAGGCGCCCGTTCAACAACAGGCGCAGGTCATTTGGCGGCGGCGGTGGCGGCAGGCGGGACGACAGAGACAGATACTGA
- a CDS encoding recombinase RecA: protein MNGEGGLQTRGKCSVCGNELDQSGSCTYCGNRVSISTGGPLGDSSFHRNGDDSASFGVYPPTVTENGEEDLEPILQWLSGNSEHFVSVVEDETGTPATPASEGTQTEHKNESTADLPNSVDESEVIQLRKKLSEAESTVNSLRTEIKAIEAVSVMGSGNLEDKVKELVRDRVVYENKLKDYEKTIDELRNEMKFKDEKSRELEEKLRFKEEEFNRHEVDLQHREELMKEQLRQIEIKKQQLGSMKEVELKKALEDLREQIKEKEEKLRATEKYLSQKEAEIRNRENALIGKEIVAMEELAVSELRQEKVKTGTPRLDDLLLGGLPVSAQVIIFGPSFVGKEIAMNSFAAEGLRKGIPLIWVTTDKTVAEIREEMSVVINGYDQYEELGLVFYIDAYSRSIGDNTSVKNAAYLENGADIERINTMVEEHLKTINDIVEKKSYRLVFRSISSLSASYDVRSIFRLMRPFVAKRKKDRSVGMYSVEKGIMNDQDVQIISSIMDGVMEFMTDGQNNFISIQGICETQTRDKIKYTASKRSLTIGSFTLGHIK from the coding sequence TTGAACGGAGAAGGCGGTCTGCAGACACGTGGAAAGTGCAGCGTATGCGGCAATGAGCTCGATCAGTCAGGCTCCTGCACGTACTGCGGCAATAGAGTCTCCATCAGCACGGGCGGGCCACTGGGCGATTCCTCATTTCACCGGAATGGAGATGATAGTGCGAGTTTTGGAGTGTACCCTCCCACTGTCACTGAAAACGGCGAGGAGGATCTCGAACCCATACTGCAGTGGCTCTCGGGCAATTCGGAACACTTTGTTTCAGTTGTCGAAGATGAAACCGGCACTCCGGCTACTCCGGCATCCGAAGGTACGCAAACAGAACATAAGAATGAGTCAACTGCCGACTTGCCCAATTCCGTGGATGAAAGCGAAGTTATTCAGCTCCGGAAGAAACTTTCAGAGGCCGAATCGACAGTGAACAGTCTGAGGACTGAAATAAAGGCGATAGAAGCAGTATCTGTCATGGGTTCTGGTAATCTCGAGGATAAAGTCAAGGAACTCGTCAGAGACAGGGTTGTTTATGAAAATAAACTGAAGGACTACGAGAAGACCATTGACGAATTGAGAAACGAAATGAAGTTCAAGGATGAAAAATCCAGGGAACTCGAGGAAAAGCTGCGCTTCAAGGAGGAAGAATTCAACAGGCATGAGGTGGATCTGCAGCACCGGGAGGAGCTGATGAAGGAGCAATTGAGGCAGATAGAAATAAAGAAGCAGCAGCTCGGCTCGATGAAGGAGGTGGAATTGAAGAAGGCCCTTGAGGATCTCAGAGAGCAGATAAAAGAAAAGGAAGAAAAACTGAGGGCCACGGAAAAATATCTTTCCCAGAAGGAAGCAGAAATCAGGAACCGGGAAAACGCTCTCATAGGAAAGGAGATCGTGGCGATGGAGGAACTTGCAGTTTCCGAATTGAGGCAGGAGAAGGTCAAGACAGGAACTCCGCGTCTGGACGATCTGCTCCTTGGCGGGTTGCCGGTAAGCGCCCAGGTTATCATCTTCGGTCCGTCATTCGTCGGGAAGGAAATTGCGATGAACTCCTTTGCCGCTGAGGGACTCAGGAAGGGAATACCGCTGATCTGGGTGACAACAGACAAGACAGTTGCAGAGATAAGGGAGGAGATGTCTGTTGTTATCAATGGCTACGACCAGTATGAGGAACTCGGTCTGGTTTTCTACATAGATGCATATTCCCGTTCCATCGGAGACAATACATCAGTCAAGAACGCCGCATACCTGGAGAATGGTGCCGATATTGAGCGCATAAACACAATGGTCGAGGAGCACCTCAAGACGATAAACGACATTGTCGAGAAGAAGAGCTACCGTCTTGTTTTCAGATCAATTTCGAGCCTGAGTGCGAGCTACGACGTCAGGAGCATTTTCAGGCTGATGAGGCCTTTCGTCGCAAAGAGGAAGAAGGACAGAAGCGTCGGTATGTACAGTGTGGAGAAGGGGATAATGAACGATCAGGATGTCCAGATAATCAGTTCGATAATGGACGGTGTCATGGAATTCATGACGGACGGGCAGAACAACTTCATCTCAATTCAGGGTATATGCGAAACACAGACAAGGGATAAGATAAAATACACGGCTTCAAAGCGCTCACTGACGATAGGGTCCTTTACTCTGGGCCACATTAAATAA
- a CDS encoding NAD-dependent epimerase/dehydratase family protein — translation MTSNTVIFGGDGYIGWPLAIHLGARRDDRIIIVDNLCTRKLVKSVKSDTLVPIRSMKERLSAYTKETGKRNITFVEADARDPKAVDRIIEKYKPENIVHLAQQRSAPFSMVDQEHVLYTELNNIATNLNVLFSMVRHVPDAHLLKMGSMGEYGTPGIEITEGDIELERNGKKARLMFPRMGGSWYHLSKIFDTYNVAMANRVYDITATDVMQGVVFGTRVDEITNDALATRFDFDSIWGTVINKYVVQSVLLNKLLIYGKGRQTRGFLSLYDSVNCLTLLLDNPPEKGKYRVVNQIDEIYDTLQLAEKVQKIGREYGIDAGMEYVENPRVEKEEHIYEVEHKILPSLGFRREKSMDEVIHEIFDAVIQNKKRASAMKKLIYPTVYWKTATELNMKDFAMPKSIMDYRKPK, via the coding sequence ATTACGTCAAATACTGTTATATTTGGTGGAGACGGATATATCGGATGGCCCCTCGCGATTCATCTTGGTGCTCGCAGGGACGACAGAATAATCATTGTTGACAACCTGTGCACCAGGAAACTGGTCAAATCGGTTAAGTCCGACACCCTTGTCCCCATACGGTCAATGAAGGAGAGGCTTTCAGCATACACGAAGGAGACCGGGAAGAGGAACATCACCTTCGTGGAGGCCGATGCACGCGACCCGAAGGCGGTTGACAGGATAATCGAGAAATATAAACCGGAAAATATTGTCCACCTTGCACAGCAGAGATCTGCGCCCTTCAGTATGGTGGATCAGGAGCATGTGCTCTATACCGAGCTGAACAACATAGCAACAAACCTCAACGTGCTTTTCTCAATGGTGAGGCACGTGCCTGATGCGCATCTGCTGAAGATGGGAAGCATGGGAGAGTACGGAACACCCGGAATAGAGATTACAGAAGGGGACATAGAGCTGGAAAGGAATGGGAAAAAAGCCAGGCTCATGTTTCCGAGGATGGGAGGCAGCTGGTACCACCTCAGCAAGATATTCGATACGTATAATGTGGCAATGGCAAACAGGGTGTACGACATAACCGCAACGGACGTGATGCAGGGTGTCGTATTCGGCACCAGGGTCGACGAGATCACAAACGACGCACTCGCCACACGCTTCGATTTCGACTCGATATGGGGGACCGTGATAAACAAGTATGTGGTTCAGTCGGTCCTGCTCAACAAGCTGCTCATATACGGCAAGGGAAGGCAGACGCGTGGCTTCCTTTCCCTTTATGACAGCGTTAACTGCCTCACGCTTCTGCTGGACAATCCGCCTGAGAAGGGAAAATACAGGGTGGTCAACCAGATAGATGAAATATACGATACGCTCCAGCTGGCGGAAAAGGTGCAGAAGATCGGCAGGGAATACGGCATAGATGCGGGCATGGAGTACGTTGAGAATCCGAGGGTGGAGAAGGAGGAGCATATTTACGAGGTTGAACACAAAATACTTCCTTCGCTGGGATTCAGAAGGGAAAAGAGCATGGATGAAGTAATACACGAGATATTCGACGCGGTCATACAGAACAAGAAGAGGGCTTCTGCGATGAAGAAGCTCATATACCCCACCGTCTACTGGAAGACCGCTACGGAACTGAATATGAAGGATTTTGCTATGCCAAAGTCTATCATGGATTACAGGAAACCGAAGTGA
- a CDS encoding SIS domain-containing protein: MTGELEREIAAEIEESLNVHRMLLSVTKEIAQAAAILIGSYKSGGRMVIFGNGGSAADAQHIAGELVGRFKKERRAIDAIALTTNTSILTAIANDYSYEEIFARQVEANCSKNDTAVGISTSGKSKNVLKALDSARKIGCRTIGLAGENGFPAGKTDIDIKVPSKNTQRIQECHILIGHILSGLVEDALA; this comes from the coding sequence ATGACCGGAGAACTGGAAAGGGAAATTGCCGCGGAGATCGAAGAATCGCTCAATGTCCACAGAATGCTCCTATCCGTCACAAAGGAGATTGCACAGGCTGCGGCAATTTTAATCGGATCTTACAAATCCGGAGGCAGGATGGTCATTTTCGGCAACGGCGGAAGTGCTGCCGACGCCCAGCATATTGCAGGCGAACTGGTAGGAAGATTCAAGAAAGAGAGGAGGGCCATCGACGCAATTGCACTCACAACCAATACGTCGATACTCACGGCAATTGCTAACGACTATTCATATGAGGAAATATTTGCCAGGCAGGTGGAGGCAAACTGCAGCAAAAATGACACGGCAGTCGGCATTTCCACAAGCGGAAAATCAAAAAATGTACTAAAGGCGCTTGATTCGGCAAGGAAAATAGGATGCAGGACGATAGGTCTTGCAGGGGAGAACGGTTTCCCGGCTGGCAAAACCGATATCGACATAAAGGTACCGTCGAAGAATACCCAGCGGATACAGGAATGCCACATACTCATCGGCCACATACTGTCCGGGCTGGTGGAGGATGCGCTGGCATAA